A portion of the Drosophila innubila isolate TH190305 chromosome 3L unlocalized genomic scaffold, UK_Dinn_1.0 0_D_3L, whole genome shotgun sequence genome contains these proteins:
- the LOC117787537 gene encoding zinc finger protein 48: protein MELPPRIVYVCSLCLRQYDLMEDLRGHMMFFHGYQPIKADSAKQEKAQKTETHNQLASRMDSPPPPPAELQPMPFKDFRLALRVKMQIPCAEISACSYKFEDAHKLMLHAKCHKGEGQGEAYSCSECGLEFTNWRRCSSHLWKMHQLDVDLLQCPVLGCDYKSAISALVWRHMRVHRKWRGRVLRRELLRRRAQKQQQEQQQHQQQLDESTASQVAPQTAPVKKNKYYAEKTCEICQRKFVSGKTLSKHVKTVHNKIKPFICSVCGKKTARKASLIIHMRQHTGEKPLKCEHCKFSTRDPSSLYKHRQRHAKDVAATAATQTSLPQIR, encoded by the exons atggaaTTGCCGCCGCGCATTGTTTACGTATGCAGTTTGTGTCTACGGCAATATGATTTAATGGAGGATTTGCGTGGACATATGATGTTCTTTCATGGCTATCAGCCGATTAAAGCTGACTCGGCTAAACAGGAAAAAGCACAGAAAACAGAGACACACAATCAGTTGGCGTCCCGCATGGATTCGCCGCCTCCTCCACCCGCCGAATTGCAGCCCATGCCCTTTAAAGACTTTCGACTTGCACTGCgtgtaaaaatgcaaatacc TTGTGCTGAGATCAGCGCTTGCAGCTACAAATTCGAGGATGCCCACAAGCTGATGTTGCACGCCAAGTGCCACAAGGGCGAGGGGCAGGGGGAGGCTTACAGCTGCAGCGAGTGTGGACTGGAGTTTACAAACTGGCGACGCTGCTCCTCACATCTCTGGAAAATGCATCAACTGGATGTGGATCTATTGCAATGTCCAGTACTCGGCTGTGACTACAAGTCGGCGATCTCGGCGCTCGTCTGGCGACACATGCGAGTGCACCGGAAGTGGCGTGGCAGAGTGCTGCGACGGGAACTGCTGCGACGTCGTGCccagaaacagcagcaggagcagcagcagcatcaacaacagttAGACGAGTCAACTGCATCTCAAGTGGCGCCACAAACAGCGCCAGTTAAAAAGAACAAATATTATGCGGAGAAAACCTGTGAGATTTGCCAGAGAAAGTTTGTCAGCGGAAAAACACTGTCCAAGCATGTAAAGACtgtgcacaacaaaatcaaaccaTTCATCTGCAGTGTGTGTGGCAAGAAGACAGCGCGAAAGGCCAGCTTAATA ATACACATGCGTCAGCACACAGGTGAAAAGCCGTTGAAATGCGAGCACTGCAAATTTTCCACGCGTGATCCCAGCTCACTTTATAAGCATCGTCAGCGACATGCCAAagatgtggcagcaacagcagcgacacaAACCAGCTTGCCACAAATAagatga
- the LOC117788596 gene encoding COP9 signalosome complex subunit 3 translates to MGSALENYVNQVRTLSATGSYRELADELPESLSLLVRNWSILDNVLETLDMQQHTLGVLYVILGKLHSVASSNPEPAQIIQLMRDFMQRSNTEQLRFAVCPFYETCHLFTDFLVQKNLSILGIKVLSRAIEQIRQLDTQLTPIHADLCQLSLKAKNFNLVLRYLDADITDISTVAAECKNQQQQQPQHTLDANNDAKYFLLYYYYGGMIYTAVKNYERALYFFEVCITTPAMAMSHIMLEAYKKFLMVSLIVEGKIAYIPKNAQVIGRFMKPLANHYHDLVNVYGNSSSEELRIIILKYSEAFTRDNNMGLAKQVATSLYKRNIQRLTKTFLTLSLTDVASRVQLPSAVEAERYILNMIKSGEIFASINQKDGMVLFKDDPEQYNLPDMFLNVQTNITQVLDLVKQINKMEEEIILNPMYVKKALGSQDDDLASQHPKTYSGDPTD, encoded by the exons ATGGGCAGCGCACTAGAGAACTATGTGAATCAGGTGCGCACACTAAGCGCAACGG GCAGTTATCGGGAGTTGGCCGATGAGTTGCCCGAGTCGTTGTCGCTGCTTGTGCGCAACTGGAGCATATTGGATAATGTGCTCGAAACGCTGGACATGCAACAACACACATTGGGCGTGCTCTATGTGATTCTCGGCAAGCTGCACAGCGTCGCCTCATCAAATCCGGAGCCGGCACAGATAATACAATTAATGCGCGACTTTATGCAACGCAGCAATACTGAGCAGCTGCGCTTTGCCGTCTGTCCGT TTTACGAGACTTGCCATTTGTTTACGGACTTTTTGGTGCAAAAGAATCTTAGCATTTTGGGCATTAAAGTGCTGTCGCGAGCGATTGAACAAATCAGACAATTGGACACACAGCTAACACCAATACACGCCGATCTCTGCCAGCTTAGCCTTAAGGCGAAAAACTTTAATCTGGTGCTTCGCTATCTGGATGCGGATATCACAGACATCTCCACCGTGGCCGCCGAATgcaaaaatcagcaacaacagcagccacaacataCGCTG GATGCCAACAACGATGCCAAGTACTTTTTGTTGTACTATTATTATGGCGGCATGATCTATACGGCTGTTAAGAACTACGAGCGTGCTTTGTACTTCTTTGAGGTGTGCATTACCACGCCCGCCATGGCCATGTCCCACATTATGCTGGAGGCATACAAAAAGTTTCTCATGGTTTCACTGATTGTCGAGGGCAAG ATTGCGTATATACCAAAGAACGCACAAGTCATTGGTCGCTTTATGAAGCCGCTGGCGAATCATTATCACGACCTGGTCAATGTGTATGGCAACTCGTCGAGCGAGGAGCTGCGCATCATTATACTCAAATACAGTGAAGCATTTACGCGTGATAACAACATGGGTCTCGCCAAGCAAGTGGCAACGTCTTTGTATAAGCGTAACATCCAGCGTCTTACGAAAACCTTTCTAACTCTCTCCCTAACCGATGTCGCCAGTCGTGTCCAGCTGCCCAGTGCCGTTGAAGCGGAACGTTACATTCTAAACATG atCAAATCGGGTGAAATCTTTGCCAGCATCAATCAAAAGGATGGCATGGTTCTGTTTAAGGATGATCCAGAGCAATACAACTTACCGGACATGTTCCTCAATGTGCAAACGAACATAACGCAAGTGCTCGATTTGGttaaacaaatcaacaaaatggAGGAGGAGATCATTTTGAATCCAATG TATGTGAAAAAGGCGCTGGGCAGTCAGGATGATGACTTGGCGTCACAGCATCCCAAGACCTATTCGGG tGATCCCACGGATTGA
- the LOC117788601 gene encoding uncharacterized protein LOC117788601, with product MLDPISDTPLVLAYVFMSLLVLIVCFIIFNVVHKVYRGMSTKDTIGVGVGVGVSLTSPLKTTALLEVDAMKTG from the coding sequence ATGTTGGATCCCATTTCGGATACACCGCTGGTTTTGGCCTATGTCTTCATGTCGCTGCTGGTGTTGATTGTCTGCTTTATAATCTTCAATGTGGTGCATAAAGTCTATCGTGGCATGTCCACCAAAGACACTATCGGGGTCggtgtgggcgtgggcgtgtcACTTACCAGTCCATTGAAGACAACCGCGCTGCTGGAAGTGGATGCTATGAAAACCGGTTAA
- the LOC117788599 gene encoding uncharacterized protein LOC117788599, translating to MLLDAIIWLPTLFTYIVFLLILIILFFIVAYVSHKIYISIYDNLPLPAAPVSRFSIAYKESTRSDIFGTQTSARSVWIQNRSQIFDSSVVRITLTLEPCYLVSVGLDIFQNPKRRAVSFMCNCKDSVERCAAAMERDADSLRIFKYYDHMSKIPRLKVLLRCCERNNMRLVLDDVIKDVMEARCTDNMAACRAPKRPAKSEQTEEI from the exons ATGTTGCTGGACGCCATCATTTGGTTACCCACACTTTTTACCTACATTGTCTTCCTGCTCATTCTCATCATACTGTTCTTCATTGTGGCCTATGTCAGTCATAAGATCTACATCTCCATCTATGATAATTTGCCGTTGCCAGCGGCGCCTGTGTCCCGTTTCTCGATTGCATATAAGGAATCCACACGATCCGATatatttggcacacagacaaGTGCACGATCCGTTTGGATACAGAATCGTTCACAGATCTTTGATTCATCGGTGG TGCGAATTACGCTCACCTTGGAGCCGTGTTATCTGGTCAGCGTGGGTTTGGACATCTTTCAGAATCCAAAGCGACGTGCTGTCAGCTTTATGTGCAATTGCAAGGATAGCGTGGAGAGATGTGCTGCTGCCATGGAACGCGATGCGGACAGTTTGCGTATATTCAAGTACTACGATCACATGTCCAAGATACCAAGATTAAAAGTGCTCCTGAGGTGCTGTGAGCGCAATAACATGCGTCTTGTGCTGGATGATGTCATCAAGGATGTGATGGAGGCACGTTGCACGGACAATATGGCGGCGTGTCGAGCACCCAAGAGACCAGCCAAGTCGGAGCAGACAGAGGAAatttga
- the LOC117788597 gene encoding cAMP-dependent protein kinase type I regulatory subunit isoform X3, with product MSKEQVKLDASKQVISPDDCEDLSPMPQTAAPPVRRRGGISAEPVTEEDAANYVKKVVPKDYKTMNALSKAIAKNVLFAHLDESERSDIFDAMFPVNHTAGENIIQQGDEGDNFYVIDVGEVDVFVNSELVTTISEGGSFGELALIYGTPRAATVRAKSDVKLWGIDRDSYRRILMGSTIRKRKMYEEFLSRVSILESLDKWERLTVADSLETCSFEDGETIVKQGAAGDDFYIILEGCAVVLQQRSEQGEEPAEVGRLGSSDYFGEIALLLDRPRAATVVARGPLKCVKLDRARFERVLGPCADILKRNITQYNSFVSLSV from the exons atgTCAAAG gAACAAGTGAAACTGGATGCCAGCAAACAGGTAATCAGCCCAGACGATTGCGAGGATCTCAGTCCAATGCCACAAACAGCTGCACCGCCCGTGCGCAGGCGCGGTGGCATTTCCGCCGAGCCGGTGACCGAAGAGGACGCCGCCAACTATGTTAAGAAAGTCGTACCGAAGGATTACAAGACAATGAATGCCCTCTCCAAGGCCATAGCCAAAAATGTGCTCTTCGCTCACTTGGATGAGAGCGAACGCTCCGATATATTTGATGCCATGTTTCCGGTTAATCACACAGCGGGCGAGAATATCATACAGCAGGGCGATGAGGGTGACAACTTCTATGTCATCGATGTGGGTGAGGTCGAC GTGTTTGTCAACTCGGAGCTGGTGACCACCATCAGCGAGGGTGGCAGCTTCGGTGAGCTGGCCCTCATCTATGGCACACCCAGAGCCGCCACTGTGCGCGCCAAGAGCGATGTGAAGCTGTGGGGCATCGATCGCGACTCCTACAGACGCATTCTCATGGGCTCAACCATACGCAAACGCAAGATGTACGAGGAGTTCCTGTCACGTGTCTCCATACTGGAGAGTCTGGACAAGTGGGAACGTCTCACTGTCGCCGATTCCCTGGAGACGTGCTCATTCGAGGATGGCGAGACCATTGTGAAGCAGGGAGCCGCTGGCGATGATTTCTACATCATCCTCGAAGGCTGTGCCGTTGTCCTGCAGCAACGCTCCGAG cagGGTGAGGAACCTGCTGAGGTGGGTCGCCTGGGCTCCAGCGATTACTTTGGTGAGATTGCATTGCTCCTGGATCGGCCACGTGCAGCAACTGTTGTGGCCCGTGGCCCGCTCAAGTGTGTCAAGCTGGATAGAGCGAG ATTTGAACGCGTTTTGGGTCCCTGCGCCGATATTCTGAAGCGCAATATCACGCAGTATAACAGTTTCGTTTCATTGTCCGTTTAA
- the LOC117788597 gene encoding cAMP-dependent protein kinase type I regulatory subunit isoform X4, which translates to MPQTAAPPVRRRGGISAEPVTEEDAANYVKKVVPKDYKTMNALSKAIAKNVLFAHLDESERSDIFDAMFPVNHTAGENIIQQGDEGDNFYVIDVGEVDVFVNSELVTTISEGGSFGELALIYGTPRAATVRAKSDVKLWGIDRDSYRRILMGSTIRKRKMYEEFLSRVSILESLDKWERLTVADSLETCSFEDGETIVKQGAAGDDFYIILEGCAVVLQQRSEQGEEPAEVGRLGSSDYFGEIALLLDRPRAATVVARGPLKCVKLDRARFERVLGPCADILKRNITQYNSFVSLSV; encoded by the exons ATGCCACAAACAGCTGCACCGCCCGTGCGCAGGCGCGGTGGCATTTCCGCCGAGCCGGTGACCGAAGAGGACGCCGCCAACTATGTTAAGAAAGTCGTACCGAAGGATTACAAGACAATGAATGCCCTCTCCAAGGCCATAGCCAAAAATGTGCTCTTCGCTCACTTGGATGAGAGCGAACGCTCCGATATATTTGATGCCATGTTTCCGGTTAATCACACAGCGGGCGAGAATATCATACAGCAGGGCGATGAGGGTGACAACTTCTATGTCATCGATGTGGGTGAGGTCGAC GTGTTTGTCAACTCGGAGCTGGTGACCACCATCAGCGAGGGTGGCAGCTTCGGTGAGCTGGCCCTCATCTATGGCACACCCAGAGCCGCCACTGTGCGCGCCAAGAGCGATGTGAAGCTGTGGGGCATCGATCGCGACTCCTACAGACGCATTCTCATGGGCTCAACCATACGCAAACGCAAGATGTACGAGGAGTTCCTGTCACGTGTCTCCATACTGGAGAGTCTGGACAAGTGGGAACGTCTCACTGTCGCCGATTCCCTGGAGACGTGCTCATTCGAGGATGGCGAGACCATTGTGAAGCAGGGAGCCGCTGGCGATGATTTCTACATCATCCTCGAAGGCTGTGCCGTTGTCCTGCAGCAACGCTCCGAG cagGGTGAGGAACCTGCTGAGGTGGGTCGCCTGGGCTCCAGCGATTACTTTGGTGAGATTGCATTGCTCCTGGATCGGCCACGTGCAGCAACTGTTGTGGCCCGTGGCCCGCTCAAGTGTGTCAAGCTGGATAGAGCGAG ATTTGAACGCGTTTTGGGTCCCTGCGCCGATATTCTGAAGCGCAATATCACGCAGTATAACAGTTTCGTTTCATTGTCCGTTTAA
- the LOC117788600 gene encoding uncharacterized protein LOC117788600: MENFIPMLITKSAYYNFLREFWLGEYHEDISPRQLLDGASAAWRKLRDSERIVFKEGPYIGARLAFDLFDDSSNHELTHRSLSAVRATKPAVASGRVQKKKPKKNVAKVTAARLRAMKSRVQNARTRGNKTTKSKRRPN, translated from the exons ATGGAGAATTTTATTCCGATGTTGATTACCAAGAGTGCCTACTATAATTTCTTGCGCGAATTTTGGCTAGGAGAATATCACGAGGATATATCGCCACGTCAATTGCTGGACGGTGCCTCAGCGGCTTGGCGGAAATTGAGAGACTCGGAGAGGATTGTCTTTAAAGAG GGTCCCTATATAGGTGCTCGTCTCGCTTTTGATCTCTTCGATGACAGTTCGAATCATGAATTGACGCATAGGTCATTATCGGCTGTACGGGCTACAAAACCAGCTGTGGCCAGTGGTCGGGTTCAAAAGAAGAAGCCAAAAAAGAATGTGGCCAAAGTTACAGCTGCCAGATTGCGTGCAATGAAGTCTCGAGTTCAAAATGCCCGAACTCGTGGCAACAAGACAACAAAATCCAAACGTCGCCCTAACTAG